AACGACCGCCGACGACGCCGTACTCGATCATCACATTGAGCCGCACGCCGCGAGAGGCGAAATAAGCGCCCAGGTCAGCGACATTGTCCGGATGATCGACCATGCAATGGAATTCGAACGCCGGGTCGGCCAGCAGATCGGCAATCAATGCCATGTTGGGTTTGCCGACCAATTGATTGGCCATCAGCACCCGCCGCACGCCATGGGCGTAAGCAGCACGGGTCTGCACTGCCGTGGCGACGGTCAGGCCCCAGGCGCCGGCTTCGAGCTGGCGGCGGAACAGCGCCGGGGTCATGCTGGTCTTGCCGTGGGGCGCCAGCTCGGCGCCGCTGTCACTGACGAATTTCTGCATCCAGCGAATGTTGTGCTCCAGCGCCTCGCGGTGCAGCACCAGTGCCGGCAGGCTGACGTCCCGCAACAGATGAGCGCCCACGGCAGCGGCGCCCTTCTCGACGTACGCGTTATCGATGGCAGAAGACATGTTCGAACTCCTCACACAGCCATGGGCTGGCTATTCGTTGATGCGACGGGCCAGGTTGTTGGCGCTTTCGATCAGCACCCGGCGGTAGTCGGCGTAATTGTTCTTGGCGTCAGCCCTCGGGGCGACGATGCACAGGGTCGCGATGGCAACGCCGCTGGGGTCTTTGACCGGTGCGGCGAAGCAGTGGGTGAAGGTGTCGGCGACGCTGTCGAAGGAGAAGAATCCATCGACGCCAGCCTGGCGGATTTCCTTGAGGAATTGCTCCAGGGGCAAGCGCTCGCCGTCCGGCAGGATGAAATCGTCAGGGTCGATCAGGTCGATGATCTGCTGGTCGCTCAAATGCGCCAGCAACAGGCGCCCGGAGGCCGTCCAGGGGATGGGCGCGTTCTCACCGATGTCCGAGGAAATGCGGAAATGCCGCTCGCCTTCCTTCATCAGCGCGACCGTGTATTTGCGCCCGTTGAGCAGGCACATCTGCGCCGTTTCCCGGGTCTGCCGGACGATGTCCTGCAAGGCCTGGTCAGCCTCGCGACTCAGGTCGAAATGCCGCAGGTGGGCCTGGCCGAGAAAATACAACTGGCGCCCCAGGTAGACATGGCCGTCCTTGCCCACCGGCTCGAGGATGCGCCGCTCCAGCAGCGACGCCACCAGTTCATAGACCGTGGACTTGGGGCTGCCGATGCCGCTGGCGATGTCGTTCGGGCGCAGCGGCTGGCCGATTTCCTTGAGGAAATCGAGGATATCGAACGCCCGATCCAATCCCCGGGCCCGGCGTTTGATGGTGTCTTCGGTCATGTCTTGGATTCCCATTCAATTGGCCGCGAGTGTACGCAGACTGCAAGCTGGCCACAGCTCATTGTGGCGAGGGGATTTATCCCCGCTGGGTGGCGAAGCCGCCCCAAAACTTCTGTTATGGCAAAAAATTTGGGACTGCTTCGCAGCCCAGCGGGGATAAATCCCCTCGCCACATGTGATCACTTTTTCTTGTAGGCCACGCAGTCGATCTCGACCTTGCAATCGACCATCATGCTTGCCTGCACACACGCCCGGGCCGGGGCGTGTTCCGGGCTGAAGTATTCGCCGAAGACCTTGTTGAAACTCCAGAAATCCCGTGGGTCCTCCAGCCAGACACCGCAGCGCACGACGTCTTCCAGGCCATAGCCAGCCTCTTTCAGAATGGCGATCAGGTTCTTCATGGTCTGGTGGGTCTGTTCGACGATGCCGCCAACAATGATCTCGCCGTTCACCGCCGGTACCTGGCCGGACACGTGCAGCCAGCCATCGGCCTCCACGGCGCGGGCGAAGGGCCGTGGTTGTCCGCCACCTGCGGTGCTGCCGGTGCCGTAGCGCGTAATGCTCATGGGTTATCTCCTTGTTGAAATGAGTTAAAAACGAGTGTTCTTGAGGAATTCCGCCAGGCGTGGCGATTGCGGTCGCTCGAACAATTCCTTCGGCGGCCCTTGCTCTTCGATGCGGCCCTGGTTCATGAAGACGATCTTGTCGGAGACCTCGAAGGCGAAACGCATTTCGTGGGTGACCAGCAGCATGGTCATGCCGTCTTCGGCCAGGCCCTTGATCACGTTCAGCACTTCGCCGACCAGCTCCGGATCGAGCGCAGACGTCACTTCGTCAAACAGCATCAGGCTCGGGTTCATCGCAATCGCCCGGGCGATCGCCACGCGCTGTTGCTGGCCGCCGGACAACTGACCGGGAAAGTGATCGCGCCGTTCCAGCAGGCCGACCCGCTCCAGCCATTTTTCGGCCAGGGCGACGGCTTCGTCCTTGGGCAGTTTTTTCACCTTGAGCAGGCCGAGGGTGACGTTCTGCAGCGCAGTCAAATGCGGAAACAGGTTGAATTGCTGAAAGGCCATGCCGGTCATGGCCCGGTGCCGGGCGATGACTTTCTCGGCATGACGCACGCGCTTGCCACCCACCTCGTCATAGCCGATGGACTCGCCGTCGAGCATGATCTGGCCGCCCTGGAATTCTTCCAGCATGTTCACGCAACGCAACAGCGTGGTCTTGCCCGAGCCACTGGAACCGATCAGC
This genomic interval from Pseudomonas alvandae contains the following:
- a CDS encoding IclR family transcriptional regulator; this translates as MTEDTIKRRARGLDRAFDILDFLKEIGQPLRPNDIASGIGSPKSTVYELVASLLERRILEPVGKDGHVYLGRQLYFLGQAHLRHFDLSREADQALQDIVRQTRETAQMCLLNGRKYTVALMKEGERHFRISSDIGENAPIPWTASGRLLLAHLSDQQIIDLIDPDDFILPDGERLPLEQFLKEIRQAGVDGFFSFDSVADTFTHCFAAPVKDPSGVAIATLCIVAPRADAKNNYADYRRVLIESANNLARRINE
- a CDS encoding RidA family protein, encoding MSITRYGTGSTAGGGQPRPFARAVEADGWLHVSGQVPAVNGEIIVGGIVEQTHQTMKNLIAILKEAGYGLEDVVRCGVWLEDPRDFWSFNKVFGEYFSPEHAPARACVQASMMVDCKVEIDCVAYKKK
- a CDS encoding amino acid ABC transporter ATP-binding protein — translated: MTDVSKLSNTKPSNTQPLLDIRGLRKQYGPLEVLKGVDLSMQRGNVVTLIGSSGSGKTTLLRCVNMLEEFQGGQIMLDGESIGYDEVGGKRVRHAEKVIARHRAMTGMAFQQFNLFPHLTALQNVTLGLLKVKKLPKDEAVALAEKWLERVGLLERRDHFPGQLSGGQQQRVAIARAIAMNPSLMLFDEVTSALDPELVGEVLNVIKGLAEDGMTMLLVTHEMRFAFEVSDKIVFMNQGRIEEQGPPKELFERPQSPRLAEFLKNTRF